CACGCGCTGCATCATTCTTTTTTTCTTGATGTAGAAAGTCAAATTCCGCGATGTTAGCCTGATTTTCCCCAACCCCCGCCAAATACCGTGTCTGCGAGTCTATCGAGTTTTTCAAATCTGCTGGACAATCATGCTGCCAACCTATTGAGCCAGGGGCGGCTTGAAGAGGCCCTCAGTGCCGCGACGAGCGCGCTGTCCGGACTGCGGGAGGCGGTGGAGGACGATGCTGCGGAGGCACCGCGCCTGTTCAACGGCCTGCATGTGCTGGCCAACATCCAACAGGAAATGGGCGATGTCAGCGGCTCAGAGGCCAGCTATGGAGAGGCGCTGGAGATCGCCAGCAGGTCAGCCGTACCGGCCAATGAGGTGGCGCTGGTGCGCACCCAACTGGCCACGCTGCTGGATTTCAGCCAGCGGGAGGCAGAGGCCGTGCCGCTGTATGAGCAGGCCATCAGCGACTATGAAAGCCTGACCCCGCCCAATGAGGACACGGCGGCGCAATTGCGTAACAACCTGGCCATGATTTACAAAGGCCTGGGCAAGTTTGCCCTGGCAGAGCAGCACTACCTGCGCTCACTGGAGACGCTGGAGGCCAAGCGCGGACGTGAGACGGAGGAGGTGGCGTCCGTTTACAACAACCTGGGCAGCCTTTATTACACGGCAGGATTCCCGGACCAGGCCAAGGAGATGTTTACGGAAGCATTGGAAATTCGCACCAAGCTGCTGGGCAATGACCACCCGGATGTGGCCCAGTCCCACTGCAACCTGGCCACGGCCAACCACGAGCTGGGGGACAATGCGGCGTCCATCCAGAACTTTGAGCACAGCCTGCGCATCCTGGAGCACCATCTCCATGATGAAGTGGTAAGCTATGAGGCGGTGAGCCTGGACTACATCGCGCTGCTGGAAAACCTGGGCGAGGACAAAAAGGCTGCCCTGGCACACAAGCGCCTGGAACGGATGCTGGCCACTGTGGCTTGAAGCTAAACGCAGGTGCGCGTTTCTCTTGTGGCACTAATGTTCATTCTGGTGCGTAGTGGGGGATCATGAAAGCATCTGCTGCCTGCTGGTCTCTTCTCCTCGCCTTGTTTGCCATTGCAGCGATACCGGGCTGCTCCCGCGAGGATGTACTGGTGATCGGCATGGACGCCACTTATCCCCCTTTTGAATACAAGGATGCCCAGGGAAAGATCACCGGGGTGAGCGTGGCCATCGGGAATGAGATCGGGAAGACGCTGGGCAAAAAGGTGGAATACCGGAACATGAGCTTCGACGGCCTGATCCCGGCCCTGAAGACCGGCCAGATAGACCTCGTCATCTCGTCCCTGACGGCGAATGAACAGAGGCGGCAGTCCATTGATTTCTCAGATCCCTATGTGAAAACCGGCCTGTCCATCCTGGCGGCCAAGGATTCAACCGTTCAGACTGCGGAAGACCTGCGCACACCGGGCCGGAAGCTGGCGGTACGTGTGGCCACCACCGGGGAGCAATGGTGCCGGGCGGAGCTGCCGGAGGCGAAAATGGTAGCGCTGGACACGGATGCCGCCTGCGTGCTGGAGGTGGTCAATGGCACCGTGGATGCCTGGGTGTATGACCAGGTCTCGGTGATGAACTACCATGCCCAGCAGCCGGAGCGCACACGCGCGCTGCTGGCCCCGCTGCGGGAAGAAGTGTGGGCGGTGGGCATCAAACAAGGCCGCGAGGACCTGAAGGCTCAGGTCAATGAGACGCTGGCCCGCATGAAAAAAGAACAGGCCTTTGCGAAACTCGCAGACGAATATCTGGCCAGGGAACGGGATCTCATGAAAGCGCAAGGACTGCCCTTTGTGTTTGAATGAGCGGCCTGAACCAGAGACCTGGTTCGGCCTGATCCCAGGCAGGCACGTTTCCATTTCGTCACTGGCACGCGCCATGCTTTAGAGCTTAAAGACAACCAGCCCAACATGTCCATCCACGTCGCCCTCCGTC
This portion of the Prosthecobacter sp. SYSU 5D2 genome encodes:
- a CDS encoding tetratricopeptide repeat protein; the encoded protein is MSASLSSFSNLLDNHAANLLSQGRLEEALSAATSALSGLREAVEDDAAEAPRLFNGLHVLANIQQEMGDVSGSEASYGEALEIASRSAVPANEVALVRTQLATLLDFSQREAEAVPLYEQAISDYESLTPPNEDTAAQLRNNLAMIYKGLGKFALAEQHYLRSLETLEAKRGRETEEVASVYNNLGSLYYTAGFPDQAKEMFTEALEIRTKLLGNDHPDVAQSHCNLATANHELGDNAASIQNFEHSLRILEHHLHDEVVSYEAVSLDYIALLENLGEDKKAALAHKRLERMLATVA
- a CDS encoding transporter substrate-binding domain-containing protein, translated to MKASAACWSLLLALFAIAAIPGCSREDVLVIGMDATYPPFEYKDAQGKITGVSVAIGNEIGKTLGKKVEYRNMSFDGLIPALKTGQIDLVISSLTANEQRRQSIDFSDPYVKTGLSILAAKDSTVQTAEDLRTPGRKLAVRVATTGEQWCRAELPEAKMVALDTDAACVLEVVNGTVDAWVYDQVSVMNYHAQQPERTRALLAPLREEVWAVGIKQGREDLKAQVNETLARMKKEQAFAKLADEYLARERDLMKAQGLPFVFE